ATGTGATAAAAAGCTATAGAAATGCATAAGGGTGTCAAATGAACTAGGAGTGTGGGAATCTCCTTAGCACAGTGCCTCACTCTTAACAGGCAATTAACAAATAGTTGAGTTATTGCAGGAAAGCAAACCATTGAACTAGGAGAATGTGTGGTTTCTTCCTCATCCTTCAgggagaagaatgtacttaactcagattcctttttttctctttatctgaagggtttattattttttttctactaaagAAAAATTTGTACGAGTAATATATGATCATtgtaaaaatttcaaaaccaCTAATTAAGAAGGGAAAAAGTTTAATTTCCCTCCAATCTTATCAgtataaacatgtaaaatataagcaagtatttttataaaaatgcaatCATGTCATGATACTGATTTTCCCATTAAATCTTAATGTTTTTTCATGTCAGTAAATGTAGATCTGGATCATAATTTTAATTACTAGAGTATTACACTGTACAGATATACTGTAATTATAGTTCTATAGgttgggtatttaggttgcttctgatgtttcatatttttaaatatgctgtGAGAATATATCCTCTTAGGAATATGCTTATGGACTTGTCCAATAATTTCCCTAAAATAAAACCTATCTAGAAATGGGATTATCAGTAAAGGTTTATATTCTTCTTAAGGGCTTTTCCAAATAGGACCTTGTATAATTTATATCCCCATGTTTCCACTTTAGCCACCAttcaatattataatttattaaatctttATCAATTTGATAACTGAAAAATggataatttgttttaatttgcatttctttgattactagcaAGGTTGAATATTTAATATGTGTTTAACTcatctgattttcttcttttgtaagcTGCCTGTTAATTTTACCAGCATCTGCCAAGATCTTTTACAAGGTATTAAAAGATGTTTTTGATGAAAGTTATTCCATGATAAAATAGGCTTGGAAAACACAGTTAGACAAAATTAACAGCACTGTTAGAGTAAAGCTGCCATAACTTGAAAAAATGTCCCTTAAGTATATTAACTTCTCCTTGTTCTATGCTTACCAAGAAACCCGATTTGCATTGTAATATTCTGAATAGACATATGTGAATAAATAGATTTGGCTCTTGTACAAATGTATTTTATCTGCTGTGTGAAATATGTGTGAATTTTACCCACACATGTGAATGGGCCTTCCAAGGCTTGCCCCTCTCAACGCCTCCTGAGTAAATTAAGAAGTTGCTAAACCTGTATACCCAAGGATTGGACTCTTAACCATGAAACCTACCCCAAATCTGGCCACCCAGCAAGACCCAGCCTTTGAGGGCCAGACAGACAAGTTTTATCGCATCTATGGAACTGATCCAGGCATGATGCTCAAGAATTCCTCTATTTCTAATCCTGAGACACCTCTTAAGTGTGTGTGCAGAACGTTTACACACTATAATACTTAGGAGTTGAACTATTTATCTCAAACTTTTGTCATGCTTGATTTGCATTAAAATACATCAGTGTTTGATCTCAACACTCTGTTGGGTCCTGGAAAGAActaaaagaagatgtgatatttcTGGGGTTGTCCTCCAAATttacaaaagtagtaaaaaaaaaataataataataaaacaacagaagaaaTGGGTCACCTATACACATGAAGAGGAAGCAAATTGTCTATTCAGTAGAAAATATGATGAAGcaagtttttcaaatatttatcattaCTGGTCTTAACATGGTAATATTTTAATCTGCTAAAATGGAAGAGAAACACTTTCTTTTCATATTATATAACTCCAGCCAGTGGACTTGTTGAGACATCATCAAACACATTCACCTTTTCCTCATGTTTTCAATCAAAAATTGAGCATTTTGATTCCTCCTTCCTTACTCCCTGAGTGATCTGAACTCTACAATTTTCCTAGCTGTTTTGCATGGATGACATTCATATCAAATTGTTCCAATCTTGTTGCATAAAATTACAACTGATGGCTTATGGCATCACTTCCATTCTCCTAAATTTGACTGATGGCTGTTCTTTCTCTGGCCACTTGGGGAAGAATCTAAGTCTGTTAGAGCCTAGAAGGGATTTCAGAGAATAAATAGTACAAgtctctcattttacagttgagaaaacttaGAAACAGAAATGCTGAGTGACTTGTCAAAAGCCACTTAACTAGGTAGCAAAGTTGGAACCATATGCCAGTCTTTCTGATTACCCAGATCCAAATGCTCTCCACATTATGCTAACTCATCCTTCTTTGTGTGGATTGGATGCAAAGGTTGCCAGTTCATCATATATGCCCCATATGCTTGATTTTGGTAGGACCAAGTAAAAGAGTAAGCCTACTGTAATCTGAATGTGATGATCAAATTGTCCTATCTGCAATGAGACAGTTGCCTATGatagagaaatttaaataaacacgttaattaaacaaaaaaaaaacattaataatGCTAGTTAAGAAACATCTTCCAATACAATTCTTTTATCTTGGTTGTGTCTCTTTGGCTTCAATAAGAACAGTACTTACGAACTGTGGTCTGGACTGCTAAAGAAAAAGCTCTCTCATCACTGGGTTTCTCtaagaataagagaaaacagCACTTGACCTTGGGGAACAGGAAAACCCATTCTTTCACTCACGTGTCAGCTGTCTCCAAGGCTATGAACACAATGCTGGCGAGGCCTCCTATCACACCAGGTAAGCCGTGTAGGTTATGGACCCCACACGTATCGTGGATCCTCAGTTTAGTAGtgaaaaatggctaaaattgtAAAAAGAGGAAGCTTTATTTTGTTAGCTATAGAGAGCTGTGTGACTGAAGTCAATGACCATGCAGGAAAATTTTTATCTGCAGGCCAGTTCCCCATCTTTATCTGACACCTGCTTACATCAAAGAATCTGAATACACTGGTGGCAAAACTGCTCATTTCGGTCTTAGGTAGATAGATTTGAAGGTGAGTGACTTTAACTCCTACTCATTCTTACCTACTGATGGTATCCTAAATCCCATGAATAGGGCTCAGAGTCCTTAATTATACAAAACAAACATCAACAACCACAAAACCTTTAATGGAACTGCCCTGAGGAAAGCAATACAAGTATGTTCAGTTCATACTGTTATAAGTAACtgatataaacaaaagaaagcaagaaagagtaGAAACCACTGGAACACTGACATGTTGAATGACCCAAGGAGAGGTGCTTAGGAAAGGACTTTTCGTAGCTTTTCTCTGCTGGTGGGATGCGAGAAGAAGATGGGGCAGATCCAAAGTTTGACTCAGAGTGTCTTGTTAATACTTACAGTCAGAAACTTGAACCCAAACACGGAGACCACTCCTGCAATGCTCCCAATGATCATAGCATAGTATGGGGTATTTGCCATGTCTGCAGTAGTGCCCATAGCCACTCCTCCAGCAAGGGTTGCATTCTGAATGTGAACCTGTGTAGGGCACAGAAATGTGAGTGaggtgagaggaaggaggaggagttcAGAAGGACTGTAGCAATCGTGGGTTCAGTGGATTCCATACACCACACATTCTTCAGTTGGGAGGGTTATGGATtcgttctttattttttaatatttttggggaatggactttttatttatttttaaaatttttatttatttatttgattgcgctcagccttagttgcggcaggcagtctccttagttgtgactcaagggctccttaattgtggcatgtgaactcttagttgcggcatgcatgtgggatctagttctctgaccagggatcaaacccaggccccctgcactgggatcatggcgtcttaaccactgtgccaccagggaagtcccaggattccTTTTTAAGAAGAAGGTCCTTTGTAATTTCAGAAGGCCTTTCTTCCCAGCAGTTGACACTTGGTATCCTTGCTGTAGGGTTCTTTGGTCATGCATGAGAGATCAGGTTAGTAAGACCAGTGTGGAGAGGGATgtgaggaaatcaaaagaagttgTAGTAGGAGGGTGGGAATATACAGCAGTTATTCTGGCAGTGTTCTGCCTCTTTATGCAGCTTTGGAATGCATTTGTGGTTACCGTGAACTGAAAGAAGCCTGTGGCCACTGTGTGCTTTTGCAGAGTCCATGATATTCCCATAATCAAAGAGGGGATTTAGAGACATTGAAATGTACACATTACACATCAAAGACAACAGCTTTTGCAAGTGTCACTCTTCTGAGAACATTTGAGGGTGGAGGAAAGAGTAACCAGTTTCCATTTACCAGAATTCCTCAGAAAAATCATATTCTGATTGTTCTGCCAGAGAAAGACAGGTTATCAGTGCTTTTGAAAGAGAACCACTGAGCTGTACATGTACGAttgcttctttttattgttttcagttttttctcaTGAAACAATTTGTAGAGAACAGAAATACATGTCCTTAGCTATGCTTAGAAATATTttagtgggacttccctagtggtgcagtggttaagaatccacctgccaatgcaggggacacgggttcaagccctgatctgggaagatcccacatgccgtggagcaactaagcccgtgcgccacaactactgagcctgtgctctagagcctgtgagcccaactactgagcccgtgtgctacgaCTAGTGAAACGCctcgagcccatgctctgcaacaagagaagccactgcaatgagaagtctgtgcactgcaatgaagactagcccccgctcgaggcaactagagaaagcccgcacgcagcaacgaagacccaacgcagccaagataaataaattaatttttaaaaattttaaaaaagaaagtaatattttGGTACAAtatcttttttctccctcagcTCAGAAAGGAAGAGTGGCTGATCTGAGGATTATTCCTTCACTGATATTTCTTTAAGCTCTTAGTCAAGAAACTCAAAAGACTATTTTGGGGGAGAGATAAAAAAagtttgattttgaaataattttagacatgTAGCAGTTACAAAAATATTGCAGAGGGTTTCCATATATACCACACCCAGTTTTCCCCAATGTTAATGTCTTACATCACTGTAGaactaggaaattaacattggtgtAATATTATTAAATACCTTTTTGAATTTCACCAGTATCCCCACTGATatcccttttcttttccagaatcctATTCAGgatcccacattacatttagttgttatTTCTTTGAGAGAAATATCTGCTGTTAGAAAATCAACTTGCATTCCCCCACTCTCTTTTTTTACTCTTGTAGAAATTCCTGTTTCTAAGAAAGATTTTCTAAGAACTTGGGGACAGTTAGCTCTATCATTAAAGAAATATGCTTCAGATCTTTCATTTTTGCATAATTATATTCCCTACTAGATTTGCCAGAGTACACATTTGAAGAATAAAGGAATgttattttcagattattctcCAAGGTCTGCAGTGTTGTGATTTGTTTGGGCAGCTCAGCAGTGATGCAGAAGTGAACTAGTCATAAGAGCAGCCATCAGGGTTGCTTAGCGAAAGTTCCATGGGGGTTAACATGGCACTTACCATATGGAGCTTGCCTCGGCTGTCAAGAAGGCTGGAGCATGCATAGGCTGTAACCACGCTGGCGGCAAGAGAGAAGTATGTGTTTACGATGGCCATGTACTGGTTCTTTCCAGCATCAGCGATGGCCGAATTAAAGCTGGGCCAAAATACCCATAAAAAAAGAGTCCCTGTAGTAAATCACAAAAAGGGGTATTAGTTCTGAATATGGAAGGCAGTCCAGGGGAAGCCATTTGCCTTGGGCACTGACAAGATGTCTTTACTTTTATGCTTTGTTATCTAAGAGTTAGGAGAAAATAGGGGTATTCCCTTGCATCTGACCAAATAGACAAGAATCAGGCAAGTTCATCCCAACTCACCAATCATTGCAAACAAGTCCGAGTGGTACACagactcttcattgcgatgcccTTCTTTCAGGCTTGATCGATACAAGATTCCTGCTACAGCCAAACCAAAGTAGGCCCCAAAGGCATGGATGGTCATTGATGCTCCAACATCAGAGGCCTGAGGGTGGCAAAACATTCATGTAAATAGAGGTGAAACTCACTATAGGAGGGAGGTCAATGAAAGAACTGCTTCATgggttaaagaaaaagagatcaagagacagaaaaaatgtgtcagagaaagggaataaaacaggatcaggaaaaacaaaaaagtgcaaGCATTGGAGCCACACAGAACTGACTTTCAATCCTAGGTCAGGTACTTCTCTGATGTGACTTTAGTCAAATTACTCTACTTCTTTGAATCTCcagttctgtaaaatggggaaatgttACCCAGCTAATACAGTTTGTGGTAAGATTGAGCTGGGACCATATTTTTCAACTGTTAGGTCTTTAGTGGGCACTCAATACATTTTAGGTTACTTTTCCAGGTTAGGGAGATTCTCAGTGAAATATTATGCATTGCACTTGACACAAAACAAACATGATTTTTGCATTCACTTGACATTGCAGTAAAAGCTCACTTCATTGTAACTCAAAGACTTGAAGGTTCAAGAAGCTTCACCCTGCAATGATGATATGAAAAccagctgagggacttccctggcagtccagtggttaagactctgtgcttccactgcagggggcacgggttcgatccctggtctgggaactaagatcccacatgctgctcagtgccgccacaaaaaaaaaaagaaaaaaaaaaaagaaaaagaaaatgagctgaGGTCCAAGATTCACTTGAAGAAGCGCATTTTAGGTCCCTCTTCAGGACACAATGGATTTGATCCAGTTTTCTACATTTCTTGTCTCTAGATGGAAAGTTCAGTGTGCCAAACCCAAGGCATTGCTCTGTACTTATTAAAGtaggaaaatgatacaaatttattaatttatttacattttcatgcTTGATAAACTCCTATATACCTTTCAGGTCCAGCTTAGCTGTCACTTCCTCGGACAATTCTTCCTTGATTCCACAGTCTAAGTTAGATCTTTTAGGTATACTCCTTCAGAGCcgctctatttattttttcaaagcacGTGTTGCAATTTATAGtaatattttgtgtatgtgtgcgtgaTTCTATAGGTAGATGGTTGAATGTATGATCATTTGTTggatgtctgtctcccccactagattgTAAACCCTATGAAGACAGAGACCTTAACTATTTGTTTGTCACTGAATCACCAACACATGACACCTAGAAAGTTACCAAAAGTATTTGCTATTGAATTACATGTTCAATAGAGGCATAAATAAAATACTGGAGAGTGCCCagaaatattctatttattttccttgggaGAATCAATGAGATTTTCACGGAGGAGAAGAAATTTCATCTAAGCTTTAATAAAAGGCTTTGAAAGAGCTATTCAATGAGTAGTTGAAATATAAATAGGAATTGATCATtgatagaaaatgtattttaataaaaagagttGTAGAGCTAGAAAattctggatttgaatccagattcAGGCAAGTAAGTCATTTAGCATCTGTGATCATCAGTTTTATTGTGTATAAATAGTAACATCATAATACCTACTTTACACTGTCGTGGTGATACTGCaattaaataatgtttataaaactCCCGGTttacagtaggcactcaaatgATGACTATGAGTACTATTTGCTATGGTATCACTGTCACCAAGGTTTGTCCCTGAATATAGTGGGCATCCAATACATGTGTTGTGGTGTTCAAAGCTAGGTAAGTATCACTAGAACACTTACCCCAAATACCTCGACAACCAGATATTCATTGACAGCAAAGACAGCAATTTCTAAAATTGTCATGGTCAGCATTTGCATTGGACTTGTTTTTCCCAGGACAACTCCAAAAGAAATCAGAACTGCGGCTGTACTGAAGTCTGCATTTATCATgctgagggaagaagaaagaagacattGAAGAATAATGCACACCCCACATATATGAGTTGTAATGAACTATAGCATCACCCTGTCCAGAGTTCAAGGGCCCTCTCCCCACCTGTCCCCATCAGGTGCTTCTCCCAGGCCTACTTTTATCCTCTCCCACGTCCttgcccacccccacctccaattAACATACAATCTTTAGTTGCTCTCACATTTCCTTTAACCTACCTGTTCTTTACCTCATTTAGGGTTTTACTTTAATAAGGTAAaggaataattattattattattaccttaaTAAGGAAGGAATAATAATTTTATGGAAGGAGATTTCTCATACCCTTAAGGTCAAATCATAGTGGATATAGACATGAATGTATGGTCCAGCTCAGTTGAGCAAGGCATTGATTTAGATCCTTGGATCTCAACGATCTTCTATCATGGAAAGGAAACAATTTGCAAGCTAGTTCAGAGGCTGGCTGTCAAGAGACTAAGCAGAGAAACAATTGCTCTGAAAACACAATGGTTGGAAAATAAGAGGTGCTCACTTTTTGATTTCAATGTGGAATTTCTCTCCATGGCTCTGCAGGATCCCCTGTGCAATAGTGCCccactggaggcccagagcagcaATGAGTAGGTTGATGCCCATACTGCTGAAGCCATATTTTCGCAAGAAGGTCATGAGGAAGCCAATCCCAGCAAATACCATAACATGCACATCTTGGAAGACTGCAaaagagcagaggaaaaaaaatctgcataagGGGACCACTGAGAAAGTGTTACATCATAGCATATTCCATTTACTAAGTGCTACATCCTTTTCAGAAAACACTACAAAGGGAATGTTAACTGGGCTGCCAAAGGCTGGGTTCAAGTGACAGCTTGGTTACTTAGCAGCCAggagaccttgggcaaattattcagTGTCTGAGCCTTTTCTTGGAAGACTATGCACTATCATACCAGTGTGTCTTTCATCCTCTCCCTGAAGAGTTTTCCATTACTTTCCACCTGAGGAAAACTTTGCAAAACATAGTGCAAGTATCACCCGCTCTTGCAGACTTTCCCAATATTACCAGGGAAAATTAATATTTCCTCTTGTCTTTTCCAAACCTCAGCTTTAGCATTTGTCACATTGCATTACCATTTATTTAGCACGTATCACACTGTAATAGTTATTTGGTGAGGTGTCCATTGCCTGCACTAGATTGTGAGTTTCCTGATTGAAGGGATTAGGGCATACTCATCCTTTGCTCCCCTGAATCTGTCATAAAAGCGTGcatataggaaaagaggcaacaTTGACTAAATGAATGAGCTGCTGTCTTTATCTATCAAATGTGTATAATAGGACCAGCCCTGGAAATCTTACTAGATCATTATTCAAGTCATATGGGATAATGGCTTCATTAACACTTTCTAAGCCAACGGAAGGAAGGGTGTATCCTCTTGAGGAACAGATACTTGACTTGGTTCTGGAGATGTAGGCTGATATCCCCCAATTGTATAACGTGactgtgagaccttgggcaagtcacttattcTCTGGGAgcttcagtgttctcatctgcaaTACTGCAAAAGCTATATTTCACATTTCCTGGGGCTGTAGGGAGTGCTGCCAGGTGAcagctctcccttccctctgggaAACACTCTTGTCTTATACAGATCACAGGCCTTCCCTTGTGGAGCCTGAGCCCAATGACTGGTTGACATGTGCATCCCCTTGCCTCGGGAGAGGGCCACCTGAAGCTAGACAATCCCAGTCTCAGAGTTTCTGGTGGGGTCAGCTGAggcttctctctctgcccaaaCACTTCTGCTGCAGGTGTTGATCATAAGACACTCCCCAATAACCTTCTTTCAGGCTAATGTCGCTCTTAGAGTCTGTAGCACCTTCCCTTTGGGCTCCCCTCGTCTCTGTAGAACTGTCCTGACTCTCTCCCCAACACAGCTTGCATActacatttttttcaaacttttcagATTAAATCCGATCAACTAATCTGTGGCAGTGATCACAAACCCGGAAGTggatgaagaggctgtctttccaaAGATTCCCAGTATTTGAAAAGGGCTGGTCGGAGCCATGGGGACTTACCCTACCATCTTACTCTATGACAAATACCAGGACAGACAGAAGTTGGCATCATAGACTGAATTACGAGGTTCCTTTGGTGGTCTAGAAGCTAGTCTCACTTATATATGAGTGCTGCAAATGTaagagaatgagaaaaccagaCCAAACCTGCTGATCAGGTACACACAGTGTCATCATTCTTTCGACTCCATCCATGCAGTGAGCCTTTTGGTCATTTTATTTGTTGGTGCAACCTCCCAAGACAGTCAGTCTGAGGagggtgaaaaaggaaaaagatttctGAAGATTCCCTCTCATTAGCAGCTTTGAGGGAGGTCTCAGAGAGGAGAAtgctgcagtctttttttttttcctagtgagATAATGCCTATTGGCAATAATCTGACTTACACCCGCATTCTGGATGCCCACCCTCATCTCATATCTTCCCAGAGAACTTCAGAATTGGGATTTTACCTGACCTGCCAATGGGCAACTGTCAACTAACATCAACCTGTTTGATTTTGGAAATATAGGTGACCACatgcatttatctatttttacagattgttttaccatcatttaaattttttatataaacatttgaTTTAGATCATAGACTAAGTTGGAGTGGAGCTCAGAGAGTATGCGTGACTTACTGTTTATGATTTTCCTAGACCTTTCTGcaactcagttttctcctctttaaaGAACAGTTTGGATTAGATGAAGCCCAAAGTCTCTCCTAGCTCTATaagttgtttcatttattttattttgtttttaggtcAGGACTCTAAGATCCAGAGAAGTTAGGTGAGTTGTTTATAatcacaaaactaaaataaaaataagaacccAGGCTTACTgtcttcactgttttttttttattacgccaagttgtttttctaaacgTTCTTGTTTAGAAAACTCTTTTTCCTCCTGTCATCA
The DNA window shown above is from Phocoena phocoena chromosome 10, mPhoPho1.1, whole genome shotgun sequence and carries:
- the RHAG gene encoding ammonium transporter Rh type A, with protein sequence MRFTFPLMAIGLEVAMIVLFGLFVQYEMDQNVSQQPNSTKSPTVDVDRYLDLYPLFQDVHVMVFAGIGFLMTFLRKYGFSSMGINLLIAALGLQWGTIAQGILQSHGEKFHIEIKNMINADFSTAAVLISFGVVLGKTSPMQMLTMTILEIAVFAVNEYLVVEVFGASDVGASMTIHAFGAYFGLAVAGILYRSSLKEGHRNEESVYHSDLFAMIGTLFLWVFWPSFNSAIADAGKNQYMAIVNTYFSLAASVVTAYACSSLLDSRGKLHMVHIQNATLAGGVAMGTTADMANTPYYAMIIGSIAGVVSVFGFKFLTPFFTTKLRIHDTCGVHNLHGLPGVIGGLASIVFIALETADTSAMAMQAAALGSSIGTALVGGLVTGLILKIPIWGQPADQDCYDDSVYWEVPRRTELDVFSHFHEHGNRNQLEPEA